Sequence from the Helianthus annuus cultivar XRQ/B chromosome 13, HanXRQr2.0-SUNRISE, whole genome shotgun sequence genome:
CAGCAGTACAGAAGTACTGATAACAATAGTTGCAAACCACCACTAACATACAGTGATGAGTAAACTATAGTAGCTACTAGCTACAGATAAAAGAGCAATAAGACAAGCAAAAGAAGCACTAACCCCTATGCAGTTACCTATACACTCCCCTAAAAGGTTCTATTCGCTAATTCACTCGACAACACTAAGAAAAAACTAAGGCTACGACAAACAAAAGTATACAAAAAGCTAAGGCCCCAAAACAGACCTATACACTCCCCAAAAAGTCCATAACCCTAATATGACGTCTCGAAGAACTCCTATCCCCGATCATGTCCTTAGACACATGCAAGTCTAGCAAACTCTGCCTAACCAGCTAATCGTGTGTCAGTTTTGGTCCGCCTCTTGTTTCCACGGTCCTTACCTTACCGAAACCATCGGAACTATTTCATTCAGACTGACAAGGCCATTACTAATCAGGCTTATTGTAAAGTGTAAACTACACTTAACAAAAAGAATAATAAgcaattcaaatttcaaataaataATCAAAAACAGAGTCTAAAATTACTGAACTACCACAAACCCTAATTCACTAACCAAACTCACACAACACACCAATACTCCCTTTTCAACTAACTAAATCTATTCTATACAACTTATAACTGTAACTAATCGAATATCTAAACGTATTTTTCACAAATTGAACTCAACTATCATGAACATAAAGATGAAACACTGcgtatatatgtatacataccTGCACTTTCGGTAAGCTGTAGTTAGGTTGAAGTGAGAGATTACTACTAGTACCATGCCTTACGACACCGTTTCGGTTATCGGAATCTGAATGTCCGGTGGGTCCGCCGTCGAACAGCCTCCTACCGTCCATTTTGTCGCCGGAGATCAGAGCAGTTATGAGAGAGGGAGAGGCAGGGTTTTGATTCTTGGAACACTTGAATAAAGAAAAAGGAGAATGTTAGGTGACTAGAAAAGGCCCCTTTAGATTTTGGTTGATGCTAGAATTTGTACTAAAGATTGTGAatgttattgttttaatttttttttttttgaaaggtaaatttcattaaaacacgACCAAACCTTAAACCGAGGGACCCGACACAACACAGACACTACATAATTACAAAATTATACCAATCCTGCCAAGAAATATCTTTGAATTTCGACCTAATTTTGAGCCATAAAAAAACTCATCGCTTTTATCTCACTCATAATGTCTCTGTCTTTGTTGTCAAATCTAGCTTTGTTTCTGGCCTTCCAAATACACCAACATCCGATCCTAATGATCCCCTTAAGAACCTCCTTTTAACCCCACAAACTCGTGTACTTCAGTTATTGTTTGAGTTGGTTGGAGGAAGAGAGTTGTTAAAATGGTCCCTTTTACTATTGTTTCAATTTGGATAATGGGTTTGCACTTTGCATTAGTGTGTTTGATTGTTCGATCTTTGAATCAGACTCGGAATACTTGGATGACGTAGGGGCCTTCCCAGTTGGGTCCCAATTTGCCTGAGGGTTCCGCTCTACTGGCTTCATTATCACGCATGACGTACTCGCCTTCCTTTAAAGTATGTTGAGCCACGCGTTGGTTATATTATTTTTCTAGGGTCTTCTTGTATTTTGCCTCGCTGATGGCGGCTGCCTCACGCCTTTCTTCGAGCATATCCAGGCCTTCCCTTAGGAGTCTGTCATTTTCGTCGTTAGTAGTAAGACGTCGTAGCAAGGGCAAACCAACTTCCGCGAGTATCATTGCTTCCGCGCCATAGGTTAGGCTGAAGGGGGTTTCATTGTTACTCATCTTAGGCATTGTTCGATGTGCCTAGAGGACGTTCGGCAGTTCTTCCACCCAAGAGCTTCCTTCATAACCTAGTCTCCTTTTTATCCCGTCCAGCAAACTCCTATTTGCCCGTTCCATCTGGCCATTTCCTTGGAGATGTGCTACCGATGTAAAGATTTGTTGAATCTGAAGTTATGCACACCAGTCTTGCAAGACCCTATCGGTGAATTGCGTTCCATTATCGCTTACCAAATATAGCGGCAACCCAAACCGGCACACTATGTGTTCCCAGAGGAACTTCTTGGCGTTTTCCGCGGTTATTTTGGCCAAGGGTTTCGCTTcaacccacttggtgaaatagtCAATTGCTACAATAAGGTATTTTAGCTTCCCGGGGGCCAGCGGGAATGGCCCCACGATGTCCACCGCCCATTTCTGGAAGGGCCAGGCCGCTGTAACTGGGATTAGGTTGTTCTTGGGACGGAGTGTTTGGGGAGCAAACTTTTGGCAACTGCGGCACCTTCTGAGCTCTTCTACCGCGTCCTCGTGCATCTCGGGCCAATAGTACCCGACGTTGTGAATTTTGGCAACCACTGCCCGGGGCCCGGCATGAATGCCACTTATGCCAGCGTGTATTTCTTGGATTAGGTATTTTGCTTCCGCCTGGTATACACACCGCAGTAGTGGTCCCAAATATGACTCCCGGTACAGGACACCATTGTTTACTTCATACTGTAATGCTTTAGTTTGTATCTTTTGAGCTTCGCCTCTGGCGGAGGGTAATTCCCCTTTTGCAAGGAGCTTTAGTATGGGAGTGTACCAACAGGGTTCTTCCGCCGTGACAGCGTAGACTTCCGGGGGTTCAATGGAAAGCATTTGCAAAGTTTCTACCTTTACTTCTCTTTCCATACCCGAAGTAGCAAGTTTGCTCAAGGCGTCTGCTATTTGGTTTTTTACTCTGTGGACGTGATTAAGTGTGACATTGTCAAAGGAAGCAATGAGCTCCTTCGTTTTAGCCAAATACTTCGCCATTGATGCGTCCTTGGCTTCGTAAGTTTCGTTTACTTGATTATTAACCAGTAAAGAGTCAACATACGCATCAACTCGTGTAGCTCCCATAGATTGGGCCATCCTCAAGCCTACGAGTAGTGCCTCGTATTCTGCTTCATTGTTGGAACATTCAAAATCAAAACGTAAGGCATACATCAGCCTTATTTCGTCTGGGCTTATCAGCATTAGGCCTGCCCCGGAACCTTTCCCGCTAGATGATCCATCAGTGTAAAGTTTCCAGGTTTGCCTGGCTGTGCTGGATTCTGGGATGTCCTGAATGGCGGTATCCTGTATAGTTTCTACATCCGGAATTTCGACCAAGAAATCAGCGATCACCTGCCCCTTGATTGTTGTTCGCTTTCGATACTCAATATCCAGGGCTCCCAACTCGATCGCCCATTTAGCCAATCTTCCGGAAATCTCTGGCTTGTGCAAAATTTGCTGTAGCGGGTAGTTTGTTAGAACCTATACGCGGTGCCCTTGAAAGTATCTTCGTAGTCGCTGGGTAGCGTGAACCAGAGCTAGTACCAACTTTTCGAGCGTTGGATACCGCATTTCGGGTCCCGCCAGAACTCGGCTGATGTAGTATATGGGCGTTTGTTTCCCATCTCTCTCCACCATGAGCACCGCGCTTACCGCGTTATGGGCCGCCGCCAGATACATTTTGAGTAGTTCTTCCGGGTATGGCGCTGTCAACATTGTTAGTTTATCGATAAAACGCTTCATGTCTTGCAGGGCTTCTTCCGCTTCGCTGGTCCATTTGAAATTTTTCTTGTTAAGGCAATCTTTCAGCGTCTTTATGAATGGCAAAGATCTCTCGGTGTGTCTTGCCAGGAATCTTTTTATGGCCACTAGACGCCCGTTTAATGCCTACGTCTCTTTCAAAGTCCTGGGGGAGGGCATCCGTGTTATGGCGGCTACCTTTTCCGGGTTAGATTTAAAGCCATCCCGTGTGACCACTACCCCCAAGAACTTGCCTTCCTCTAACCCAAATGAACACTTCTTGGGGTTGAGTTTAATATTGTATTTTCTGAGCTTTTGGAAGGTTTCTTCAATGTCTTCGAGCATTTGTTTTTCTTCCATGCTCTTAATTACCAAATCGTCAACGTATACTTCTAAGTTTCTGCCGATTTGTTTTTCGAAAGCCTTGTCCATGAGCCGCTGATAGGTAGCTCCGGCGTTTTGTAGACCAAAAGGCATTTTAGTATAACAAAAAATGCCCACGTCGGTATGAAACGTCGttttttcttcgtcttctctTGACATTTTGATCTGGTGATATCCCTTATAAGCGTCTAGGAAGCACTTGTACCTAAAAGGGACCAGAGAGTCCACCTTGAAATCCATCTCCGGCAGCAGGTAGGCATCTTTGGGGCATGCTTTATTCAGGTCTTTaaagtcgatacacattcgccaTGTGCCGTCTGGTTTCTTGACCATCACATGGTTCGATACATATGTGTGATACTTTGTTTCTCTGAGAATTCCATCTTTAACCAACTTTCGTACATCTTTGACTACCGCTGCTTTTCGATCTGGAGCCATGCTGCGTTTGCCTTGTGCGACCGGTTTAATGCCCGGGAGTGTTGCTAGCTTGTGTTCTGCCTTATCCTTGGGTATCCTAGTTATGTCAGAGTGTTCAAAAGCAAAGATGTCAGTATTCTTTCTCAACAGCTGTTTCAGGTTATTTTTTACTTCAGGGGAGAGACTGTCCCCTATTGTTACTGTCTGATCTGGGTGGCGTGTGCTTAACACCCACCTTTCTGGGCCGATGGCGCTGGTAGGCCCTTGGCGGCATCTCTTGGTGTCTAATACCTCTCCCACCTTATCTCGAAATACTGTAGCAATACCCCGTGGGGAGGGAAACTTCATGAATTCTCGTGCCGTAGATACGATGGCATCCAATTTCCCCAGGGTGAACCTTCCGATGATTACATTGTGGTAAGACTCAACGCGTACCACAAGGAATGTAAGGAGTATGTTTCTTTCCCGGGGGGCTTGTCCGAATGTGACTGAGAAGGTAATTTGGCCAATTGGATCAACCTTTTCCCTAGTGAAACCTTTAATAGGGGCGTGCACTGACTCAAGCAGTCTTCTATCTTCTGGTTGCATTTTTTTGAAGCAATGCTCATAGATGATATCTTCTGAACTCCCAGTATCTACCAGGATCCTTCTCATGTTATAATCACCTACCGAAGCGGAAATGATTAAGGCGTCAGTGGTGAGGTGTAAGTCTTCCACGTGAGGCTCGATTGTCATGGTTGCCAGTATCTAGGGTTCGAGCGTGGAGAAACTCCGTTTGGCTTCTTTTCCCTTATCCGTGTATACCGTGTTTAACTCTCGCGGCCTCTTACCCGCCGCTTTGTCGTTTTCTTCTTTGACAGGGGGCGGGCACTGTTTGATGTCTCGCACCAGGTGGGCCAATTTACGCTTCACGAAATACTCGATCTGCTTCTTTAACTGAAAACAGTCATCGGTATCATGGCCGCTCCctttgtggtactcacagtactTGTTTGTGTCTTTGTTGGGGTTATCCTTTAGCGGCTTTGAGGGTTAAACTTAAGGTTCTCAGAGGCTAGGATTTCCGCTGGAGTCTTGCTCAAGTTGGGGTAATCGGACTGAGGTTTAGAGGATTCATTCCTTGAGTAGGTATTTCTAGACCTATCATACCGCGAGTCCGTTCTATCACCTTTCTGGTATCTGTCTCCTCGACCCTTACTTTTAGAACTCTGATGTTCACTATCCTCCTGGCTTTTCTGAGCCTTCTTTTTTATGTTGGCCGCGTGACTAGCAACTACAAATTTT
This genomic interval carries:
- the LOC110901923 gene encoding uncharacterized protein LOC110901923 — translated: MKRFIDKLTMLTAPYPEELLKMYLAAAHNAVSAVLMVERDGKQTPIYYISRVLAGPEMRYPTLEKLPEISGRLAKWAIELGALDIEYRKRTTIKGQVIADFLVEIPDVETIQDTAIQDIPESSTARQTWKLYTDGSSSGKGSGAGLMLISPDEIRLMYALRFDFECSNNEAEYEALLVGLRMAQSMGATRVDAYVDSLLVNNQVNETYEAKDASMAKYLAKTKELIASFDNVTLNHVHRVKNQIADALSKLATSGMEREVKVETLQMLSIEPPEVYAVTAEEPCWYTPILKLLAKGELPSARGEAQKIQTKALQYEVNNGVLYRESYLGPLLRCVYQAEAKYLIQEIHAGISGIHAGPRAVVAKIHNVGYYWPEMHEDAVEELRRCRSCQKFAPQTLRPKNNLIPVTAAWPFQKWAVDIVGPFPLAPGKLKYLIVAIDYFTKWVEAKPLAKITAENAKKFLWEHIVCRFGLPLYLVSDNGTQFTDRVLQDWCA